In Fibrobacter sp., a single window of DNA contains:
- a CDS encoding response regulator: KFKVECADDGESGFKAALASKPGLIVLDVMMEDADTGLEIVRRFRDESSTKDIPIFLVTGIRKPEYLLQSYAPGEKFNNVKDVFEKPVDPARFEKALSEI; the protein is encoded by the coding sequence AAGTTCAAGGTAGAGTGTGCTGATGATGGGGAAAGCGGGTTTAAGGCTGCATTAGCCAGCAAACCGGGTTTGATTGTTCTGGATGTTATGATGGAAGATGCAGATACCGGACTTGAGATTGTCCGCAGGTTCAGAGATGAATCAAGTACTAAAGATATTCCAATATTTCTGGTTACTGGTATCAGGAAACCGGAGTACCTTCTTCAGAGCTATGCTCCGGGAGAGAAGTTTAACAATGTGAAGGATGTTTTTGAAAAACCAGTTGATCCGGCGCGGTTCGAGAAGGCATTATCCGAGATTTAA